In Haloarcula sp. H-GB4, a single genomic region encodes these proteins:
- a CDS encoding aldo/keto reductase, with translation MDDIQVQGTSVPALGLGTWQLTGHTCRETVETALEMGYRHIDTAQAYGNERQVGLGMDATTVDREDVFLTTKLDGSNRDEHSVRRSTRESLNKLGTDYLDLLLIHWPNTPWMASLSETLGAMNNLVEEGLVRHIGVSNFSPSLLDKARGISSAPIFTDQVQYHPYWDQRKLLDYCRIHDVLLTAYSPLARGGVLDDPALIQIGNRYGKSPAQVALRWLVQQEGVAAIPKASSREHLEANMAIFDFELTDAEMERIRDPSKVKTGVQFVRSQLPF, from the coding sequence ATGGACGACATTCAGGTCCAAGGAACCTCGGTCCCCGCACTCGGCCTCGGAACGTGGCAGCTCACCGGCCATACCTGCCGTGAGACCGTTGAAACGGCCCTGGAGATGGGTTATCGCCACATCGACACCGCACAGGCGTATGGCAACGAGCGGCAGGTCGGGTTGGGGATGGACGCCACCACGGTCGACCGCGAGGACGTGTTTCTGACGACGAAGCTCGACGGGTCCAACCGCGACGAGCACAGTGTGCGCCGGTCGACCCGCGAGAGCCTGAATAAACTGGGAACAGACTACCTTGACCTCCTGCTCATTCACTGGCCGAACACGCCGTGGATGGCGTCGCTATCCGAGACTCTCGGCGCGATGAACAACCTCGTCGAGGAGGGGCTAGTTCGACACATCGGCGTCAGCAACTTCTCGCCGTCGCTGCTGGACAAAGCACGAGGCATCTCTTCAGCCCCTATTTTCACTGATCAGGTGCAGTACCATCCCTACTGGGACCAGCGGAAACTGCTGGACTACTGTCGCATTCACGACGTGCTCCTGACCGCGTATAGCCCACTGGCTCGCGGCGGCGTCCTCGACGACCCCGCGCTCATCCAGATCGGGAACAGGTACGGGAAATCCCCGGCGCAGGTCGCGCTCCGGTGGCTGGTCCAGCAGGAAGGCGTAGCCGCGATTCCGAAGGCATCGAGCCGCGAGCATCTGGAAGCGAACATGGCGATCTTTGATTTCGAACTCACCGACGCGGAGATGGAGCGGATTCGGGACCCGTCAAAGGTCAAGACGGGCGTGCAGTTCGTCCGGTCACAGTTGCCGTTCTGA
- the guaA gene encoding glutamine-hydrolyzing GMP synthase, with protein sequence MVNVDEFIEEAKAEIADEIGDKHAVIGLSGGVDSSTAAALAYEAIGDQLTAVYVDTGLMRKGETDEIRETFDYMDSLRIVEAQDRFLDELEGETDPEEKRHIIGEQFIREFETVAREVDADYLVQGTIYPDRIESEGTIKSHHNVGGLPERIDFDGIVEPMRDLYKDEVREVARALNLEEIISERMPFPGPGLAVRIIGEVTEEKLAVAREANHVVEEELEEYEPWQALAAVIGKATGVKGDNRVHGWVVAVRSVESRDGMTARAQELDWDTLQRMQSRITGAHENVARVVYDVTHKPPATIEYE encoded by the coding sequence ATGGTGAACGTCGACGAGTTCATCGAGGAGGCGAAAGCCGAGATCGCCGACGAGATCGGGGACAAGCACGCCGTCATCGGGCTTTCCGGCGGTGTTGACTCCTCGACGGCCGCCGCGCTGGCCTACGAGGCTATCGGCGACCAGCTCACCGCCGTCTACGTCGACACCGGGCTGATGCGGAAAGGCGAGACCGACGAGATCCGTGAGACGTTCGATTACATGGATTCGCTGCGCATTGTCGAGGCACAGGACCGCTTCCTCGACGAACTCGAAGGCGAGACCGACCCCGAGGAGAAGCGCCATATCATCGGCGAGCAGTTCATCCGGGAGTTCGAGACGGTCGCCCGCGAGGTTGACGCCGACTACCTGGTGCAGGGGACCATCTACCCCGACCGCATCGAGAGTGAGGGGACGATCAAGTCCCACCACAACGTCGGTGGTCTCCCCGAACGCATCGACTTCGACGGCATTGTCGAGCCGATGCGGGACCTCTACAAGGACGAGGTCCGTGAGGTCGCCCGCGCGCTCAACCTCGAAGAGATCATCTCCGAGCGGATGCCGTTCCCCGGTCCGGGACTCGCCGTCCGGATCATCGGCGAGGTCACCGAGGAGAAACTGGCGGTGGCCCGCGAGGCCAACCACGTCGTCGAGGAGGAACTGGAGGAGTACGAGCCGTGGCAGGCGCTCGCTGCCGTCATCGGCAAGGCCACGGGCGTCAAGGGCGACAACCGCGTCCACGGCTGGGTCGTCGCCGTCCGCTCCGTCGAGAGCCGGGACGGAATGACCGCCCGCGCACAGGAACTCGACTGGGACACGCTCCAGCGTATGCAGTCGCGCATCACCGGGGCCCACGAGAACGTCGCCCGCGTCGTCTACGACGTGACCCACAAACCGCCGGCGACAATCGAGTACGAATGA
- a CDS encoding alpha/beta hydrolase — translation MTTVGIPGGRDVTASLDRPASDAVVVACPPHPQYGGKRSDTRLKAVSDALAPDIGCLRFDYGAWDEGRGERADAENALVWADEGYDAVGLFGYSFGAAVALCAAAEHDTAADPVALSVLAPPAGVTEHLDVVAALEAIDCPVQVVVGERDATVDWDPVVDRATELGQTVEHLPADHHFVGQSGRIGETVGPFLRDHL, via the coding sequence ATGACTACCGTCGGGATACCGGGCGGGCGAGATGTCACCGCATCGCTCGACCGGCCGGCATCGGATGCCGTCGTCGTCGCGTGCCCGCCCCATCCGCAGTACGGCGGTAAGCGGTCGGACACGCGCCTGAAAGCGGTCAGTGATGCGCTGGCCCCCGATATCGGCTGTCTCCGCTTCGACTACGGCGCGTGGGACGAGGGCCGTGGCGAGCGGGCCGACGCCGAAAACGCGCTGGTATGGGCCGACGAGGGGTACGACGCAGTCGGCCTGTTTGGCTACAGTTTCGGCGCGGCTGTGGCGCTCTGTGCGGCCGCTGAACACGACACTGCGGCCGACCCCGTGGCCCTGTCAGTGCTTGCACCACCGGCCGGAGTGACCGAGCACCTCGACGTTGTTGCCGCGCTTGAGGCCATCGACTGTCCAGTGCAGGTCGTGGTCGGGGAGCGCGATGCGACAGTGGACTGGGACCCGGTCGTCGACCGGGCCACCGAGCTGGGCCAGACAGTTGAGCACCTGCCAGCCGACCACCATTTCGTCGGTCAGAGCGGCCGTATCGGCGAGACAGTTGGGCCCTTTCTCCGCGACCACCTGTAG
- a CDS encoding PspA/IM30 family protein, with protein sequence MGILSRASYVIRSKLNAVLNRAEDPTETLDYSYEQLRDELQDVKQGIADLTTQKKRLEIQKRRLEENVEKHNEQARQAVEQDREDLARQALEKKKQKMSQIEDLEGQIQDLQSQQDQLVEQKDELQKQIEQFRTKKETMKARHEAAKASARVNEAMTGAGDEMQDINQAIERAEERTEDMEARSQAMDELREDGVLESQISDESSLERELEEVRQKGSVDAELDTLKAEMGKAEDGDSGSSDADVSEAELEQELTDESTQVDVDESEVESELDELKEDEQ encoded by the coding sequence ATGGGAATCCTCTCGCGCGCGTCGTACGTCATCCGCTCCAAGCTCAACGCCGTCCTGAACCGAGCGGAGGACCCGACAGAGACCCTCGACTACAGCTACGAGCAGCTGCGTGACGAACTGCAGGACGTCAAACAGGGCATTGCGGACCTGACGACCCAGAAGAAGCGACTGGAGATACAGAAGCGCCGCCTCGAAGAGAACGTCGAGAAGCACAACGAACAGGCGCGCCAGGCTGTCGAGCAGGACCGCGAGGACCTCGCCCGCCAGGCGCTGGAAAAGAAAAAGCAGAAGATGAGCCAGATTGAGGACCTGGAAGGCCAGATACAGGACTTACAGAGCCAACAGGACCAGCTAGTCGAGCAGAAAGACGAACTGCAGAAACAGATCGAGCAGTTCCGCACCAAAAAGGAGACGATGAAGGCTCGCCACGAGGCCGCCAAGGCGTCAGCGCGCGTCAACGAGGCGATGACCGGCGCGGGCGACGAGATGCAGGACATCAATCAGGCTATCGAGCGCGCGGAGGAACGCACCGAGGACATGGAAGCCCGTTCGCAGGCGATGGACGAACTCCGCGAGGACGGCGTCCTCGAAAGTCAGATATCGGATGAGAGTTCACTGGAACGGGAGCTTGAAGAGGTCCGACAGAAAGGGTCAGTCGACGCCGAACTCGACACGCTCAAAGCAGAGATGGGGAAAGCCGAGGACGGCGACAGCGGGTCGAGCGATGCGGACGTCTCCGAGGCCGAACTGGAACAGGAACTCACCGACGAGAGTACACAAGTCGACGTCGACGAGAGCGAGGTCGAGTCAGAACTGGATGAGCTGAAAGAAGACGAGCAGTAA
- a CDS encoding MBL fold metallo-hydrolase, translated as MVTALDDDVWWYDLTGVNATLVDDDGALTLVDTGLPWHGNGLVAGLSEAGYELRDLDRILLTHFDFDHVGGLTAFDGIDVPIYVGKRDAPLVTGERSPPLGNHKGAFQRLVSPFVDAPDNDVIPLADGDTVGSFTAYHTPGHTPGHVCYVSESLSLGLLGDLVREDSGRFEPSPWLLSYDTDAVARSVRDFAERAPQFEIAVPGHGVPFEKKNGSERLDRLAATV; from the coding sequence ATGGTAACGGCGCTCGACGATGATGTCTGGTGGTACGATCTCACGGGCGTCAACGCGACGCTCGTTGACGACGACGGCGCGCTCACGCTCGTGGACACGGGGCTGCCCTGGCACGGGAACGGGCTCGTCGCCGGCCTGAGCGAGGCCGGCTACGAACTCCGGGATCTTGACCGAATCCTCCTCACACACTTCGATTTCGACCACGTCGGCGGACTAACCGCCTTCGACGGCATCGACGTGCCCATCTACGTCGGCAAGCGGGACGCGCCGCTGGTCACCGGTGAGCGGTCGCCGCCGCTGGGAAACCACAAGGGTGCGTTCCAGCGACTCGTCTCACCGTTCGTCGACGCACCGGACAACGACGTTATCCCCCTGGCCGACGGCGATACCGTCGGGAGTTTCACCGCCTATCACACCCCCGGACACACGCCAGGGCACGTCTGCTACGTCAGCGAGTCGCTGTCACTGGGACTGCTAGGTGACCTCGTCCGTGAGGACAGCGGCCGCTTCGAGCCGTCACCGTGGTTGTTGAGTTACGATACCGACGCCGTTGCCCGGAGTGTCAGAGATTTTGCCGAGCGCGCACCACAGTTTGAGATTGCTGTGCCGGGCCATGGCGTTCCCTTCGAAAAAAAAAACGGCTCAGAGCGGCTGGACCGCCTCGCGGCGACGGTGTGA
- a CDS encoding NAD-binding protein has translation MNVVLVGSDPNGLTDALEAEGHTVTVADVGNRPGLEEAGIHEADVYLLTEMSQATSIAVAKDLNPDLRIVVYAEGSLPDFASRQTDLVVDPGLLGSDAVAEEL, from the coding sequence ATGAACGTCGTTCTCGTCGGCTCGGACCCCAACGGACTCACGGACGCGCTCGAAGCCGAGGGACACACTGTGACGGTCGCTGACGTGGGCAACCGCCCCGGGCTGGAGGAGGCCGGCATCCACGAAGCGGACGTGTACCTGCTGACTGAGATGTCACAGGCGACCTCCATCGCCGTCGCCAAGGACCTCAACCCCGACCTCCGGATCGTCGTCTACGCAGAGGGCTCCCTGCCCGATTTCGCCAGCCGACAGACGGACCTCGTCGTCGACCCGGGCCTGCTCGGTTCCGACGCGGTCGCCGAGGAACTGTAG
- a CDS encoding molybdopterin-binding protein, which translates to MVDFQSRDTRRGSTDGEDEEIDEAETGDDEESAAAETDDAATSSEPTEAADTATRNDDRVPDEADSPDTSGTDDTAENSDESTSEPETDSSVTERIDEAADHSADSQSTAETQDAEVIAEATQRPDEGPQEEPHTETRSAAQSEEKAAVQTADETTAQTATQTDAAQEQSVATAVVTVGTATEEGDPTGEAVETALEATGQTVTARERLRGDYDGIQEAVDRLVRRDDVAVVVTAGGLGVAPSEQTLEAVHPLFEKALPGFEEVYRGLLFEQQGTSVIAVRATAGIADGTPVFCLPADPAAARVAIDEIIAAEAPSLVAELS; encoded by the coding sequence ATGGTGGATTTCCAGTCCCGTGACACACGCCGGGGTTCGACTGACGGGGAGGACGAGGAGATAGATGAGGCCGAGACGGGGGACGACGAGGAATCCGCAGCAGCCGAGACTGACGACGCGGCCACTAGTTCGGAACCCACCGAAGCAGCGGATACAGCGACGAGGAATGACGACAGAGTCCCAGATGAGGCTGACAGCCCAGATACCTCTGGAACGGATGATACCGCAGAGAACAGTGACGAGTCTACCTCGGAGCCCGAAACTGACAGCTCTGTGACGGAGCGAATCGACGAGGCGGCGGATCACAGTGCGGACAGCCAATCAACGGCTGAAACACAGGACGCTGAAGTGATTGCCGAGGCGACACAGAGACCTGACGAGGGCCCACAGGAAGAACCCCACACTGAGACCCGATCAGCCGCTCAGTCGGAGGAGAAAGCGGCGGTTCAGACAGCGGATGAGACGACAGCGCAGACAGCCACCCAGACAGACGCGGCGCAGGAGCAGTCGGTGGCCACTGCCGTCGTCACAGTCGGGACAGCGACAGAGGAAGGCGACCCGACGGGCGAGGCGGTGGAGACAGCACTCGAAGCGACCGGCCAGACAGTCACAGCCCGTGAGCGCCTTCGAGGAGACTACGACGGCATCCAGGAGGCCGTCGACCGACTGGTCAGGCGTGACGACGTGGCGGTCGTCGTCACTGCCGGTGGCCTCGGTGTCGCCCCGTCGGAGCAGACGCTCGAAGCGGTCCACCCGTTGTTCGAGAAGGCCCTGCCGGGGTTCGAGGAAGTGTACCGGGGCCTTCTTTTCGAGCAGCAGGGGACCAGTGTCATCGCTGTCCGCGCGACGGCCGGAATAGCCGACGGGACGCCAGTGTTTTGCCTGCCCGCAGACCCAGCGGCGGCCCGTGTCGCTATCGACGAGATCATCGCGGCGGAAGCCCCGTCCCTCGTCGCTGAACTGTCCTGA
- a CDS encoding diacylglycerol kinase family protein produces the protein MQIGSRRCILNPVSGDGEHADYVPRLMAARGFEVYETEAAGDAVELGREAGRAEASEVAVCGGDGTVNEVVRGLDDAGHLDSVTLSVIPAGTANLLAGNIGVKDIEHGVEIADTGETRPVDVGVAGDEPFLVSCIAGLPADASVSTPGDLKERFGTLAFLLTGAQEALRFDGLDITIAAVGEDGPFTWSGEATCLLVGNARKFVAEGGQANMEDGLLDVAIVEQMPTGNLVAEAIGQRLLTLDTDGVTHVRADEITVAGHGEQLTFSRDGELSTHETLSLSVRETALTLRVGPGYEPDPT, from the coding sequence ATGCAGATTGGCTCGCGTCGGTGCATTCTCAATCCCGTCAGCGGCGATGGCGAGCACGCCGACTACGTTCCGCGGCTGATGGCGGCACGCGGGTTCGAGGTGTACGAAACCGAGGCAGCGGGCGACGCAGTCGAACTCGGCCGCGAGGCCGGGCGGGCCGAGGCCTCTGAGGTCGCCGTCTGTGGTGGCGACGGGACGGTGAACGAGGTCGTCCGCGGACTCGATGACGCCGGCCACCTCGACTCGGTGACGCTGAGCGTCATCCCGGCCGGAACGGCGAACCTGCTGGCCGGGAACATCGGTGTCAAGGACATCGAACACGGCGTCGAAATCGCCGACACCGGAGAGACGCGCCCGGTTGACGTGGGTGTCGCCGGCGACGAACCGTTTCTGGTGTCCTGTATCGCTGGCCTTCCTGCCGACGCTAGCGTCTCGACTCCGGGCGACCTCAAGGAGCGGTTCGGCACGCTGGCGTTTCTGCTCACTGGCGCACAAGAGGCGCTCCGCTTCGACGGGCTCGATATCACTATCGCGGCTGTCGGCGAAGACGGACCATTCACCTGGTCCGGCGAAGCCACCTGCCTGCTGGTGGGCAACGCTCGCAAGTTCGTTGCCGAAGGCGGACAGGCAAACATGGAAGACGGCCTGCTTGACGTGGCCATCGTCGAACAGATGCCCACGGGAAACCTCGTCGCGGAGGCCATCGGCCAGCGGCTGCTGACGCTGGACACTGACGGAGTGACCCACGTCCGGGCGGATGAAATCACAGTCGCCGGACACGGCGAGCAACTCACGTTCAGCCGCGACGGCGAACTCAGTACGCACGAGACGCTGTCGCTGTCAGTGCGTGAGACCGCACTGACGCTCCGGGTCGGCCCGGGATACGAGCCGGACCCGACGTGA
- a CDS encoding CTP synthase: MPTEPETDYDPELGRKFIFVTGGVMSGLGKGITAASTGRLLKNAGFDVTAVKIDPYLNVDAGTMNPFQHGEVYVLKDGGEVDLDLGNYERFLDIDMTFDHNVTTGKTYQHVIEKERSGDYLGRTVQIIPHITDDIKRRIREAAEGNDVCIIEVGGTVGDIEGMPYLEALRQFAHEEDEDDILFTHVTLVPYSKNGEQKTKPTQHSVKELRSIGLQPDILVGRCSDKLDIDTKEKIALFCDVPTEAVFSNPDVDDIYHVPLMVEEEGLDQYVMEELDIASEALPEDERENCWRDLVTQNTEGEVEVALVGKYDLEDAYMSVHEALKHAGLEKNVDVNVRWVNSEKMNDHHADRMREADAIVVPGGFGARGTEGKIEAIRYARENDVPFLGLCLGFQMAVVEYARNVLDLDAAHSAELDEDTPHPVIDILPEQYEIEDMGGTMRLGAHETEINANTLAATLYGGESCTERHRHRYEVNPEYIDDLEAAGLKFSGYAENRMEILELEPEDHPYFIGTQFHPEFRSRPTRASPPFVGLLEAVLGDDPHTATTEEVSH, from the coding sequence ATGCCGACCGAACCCGAAACGGACTACGACCCAGAACTGGGTCGGAAGTTCATCTTCGTCACCGGTGGCGTGATGTCTGGCCTGGGGAAAGGCATCACCGCCGCCAGCACAGGTAGATTACTCAAAAACGCCGGGTTCGACGTTACAGCGGTCAAGATTGACCCGTATCTGAACGTCGATGCCGGTACGATGAATCCCTTCCAGCACGGCGAGGTGTACGTGCTCAAAGACGGCGGGGAAGTCGACCTCGATCTGGGGAACTACGAGCGGTTCCTCGACATCGACATGACCTTCGACCACAACGTCACGACGGGGAAGACCTACCAGCACGTCATCGAGAAGGAGCGGTCCGGCGACTACCTCGGTCGCACGGTCCAGATTATCCCGCATATCACCGACGATATCAAGCGCCGTATCCGCGAGGCCGCCGAAGGCAACGACGTCTGTATCATTGAAGTTGGCGGCACGGTTGGAGACATCGAAGGGATGCCGTATCTCGAAGCGCTCCGACAGTTTGCCCACGAGGAGGACGAGGACGATATTCTCTTTACCCACGTCACGCTCGTCCCCTACTCGAAAAACGGCGAGCAGAAGACCAAGCCGACCCAACACTCTGTGAAGGAACTGCGCTCTATCGGTCTTCAGCCCGACATTCTGGTCGGCCGCTGTTCGGACAAACTCGACATCGACACGAAGGAGAAGATCGCACTGTTCTGTGACGTGCCGACGGAAGCAGTCTTCTCGAACCCGGACGTCGACGATATCTATCACGTCCCGCTGATGGTCGAGGAGGAAGGCCTCGATCAGTACGTGATGGAAGAACTGGACATCGCCTCGGAGGCGCTGCCGGAAGACGAACGGGAGAACTGCTGGCGCGACCTCGTCACCCAGAACACCGAAGGCGAGGTCGAAGTCGCGCTTGTCGGCAAGTACGACCTCGAAGACGCCTACATGTCCGTCCACGAGGCGCTGAAACACGCCGGCCTGGAGAAGAACGTCGACGTGAACGTCCGGTGGGTCAACTCCGAGAAAATGAATGACCACCATGCTGACCGGATGCGCGAGGCCGATGCTATCGTCGTGCCGGGCGGCTTCGGTGCCCGCGGCACGGAGGGTAAAATCGAGGCGATCCGGTACGCCCGCGAGAACGACGTTCCGTTCCTCGGGCTGTGTCTCGGCTTCCAGATGGCTGTCGTCGAGTACGCCCGCAACGTACTGGATCTGGACGCCGCCCACTCGGCGGAACTGGACGAGGACACGCCACACCCCGTCATCGATATCCTCCCCGAGCAGTACGAAATCGAGGACATGGGCGGGACGATGCGGCTGGGTGCTCATGAAACCGAAATCAACGCGAACACGCTCGCCGCAACGCTGTACGGCGGCGAGTCCTGCACGGAGCGGCACCGCCACCGCTACGAGGTCAACCCCGAGTACATCGACGACCTCGAAGCCGCCGGGCTGAAGTTCTCTGGCTACGCCGAAAACCGTATGGAGATACTCGAACTCGAACCCGAGGACCACCCCTATTTCATCGGGACGCAGTTCCATCCGGAGTTCCGCTCCCGGCCGACGCGTGCCAGCCCGCCGTTCGTCGGACTGCTCGAAGCAGTCCTTGGCGACGACCCCCACACTGCGACGACTGAGGAGGTGAGCCACTGA
- a CDS encoding glutamate-cysteine ligase family protein produces MSVHESDPIRRSIEVEYWVIDDAGRLVEPGALVDATPGAEREFVEPLLEVKTTPCETATELREELLGRLGSVLRRADDLGKRLVPLSTPVNADEIQEIPCDRTRIQNCVVGDDFEYVRHCAGTHIHVEQQSGREIDQLNALIAIDPALALVSSSPYFRGRRLADSARSKLYRWMAYNSVPHQGWLWSYLDDTAEWDRRLERRYDEFVTAAVDAGVDRRTVAANFEPESTIWTPVQLRAEFGTVEWRSPDAALPSQVLQLADAVASLMDHLRETEVRIEGETGRVTDDEIVLPEFDAVLAYANDAIRDGATSDSVRSYLDRMGFDVDAYEPVAPTFDRPEPVTPHDARETRLEHADRLQDDVRQAAPVALD; encoded by the coding sequence GTGTCAGTACACGAATCCGATCCGATACGACGGAGCATCGAAGTGGAGTACTGGGTCATCGACGACGCGGGCCGGCTGGTCGAACCGGGCGCGCTCGTCGACGCAACCCCTGGGGCAGAGCGGGAGTTCGTCGAGCCCCTGCTGGAAGTCAAGACGACCCCGTGTGAGACAGCGACAGAACTGCGCGAGGAACTCCTTGGCCGGCTCGGGTCTGTGCTGCGACGGGCCGACGACCTCGGGAAACGGCTCGTGCCGCTTTCGACCCCAGTCAACGCTGACGAGATTCAGGAGATTCCGTGTGACCGGACCCGGATTCAAAACTGTGTCGTCGGCGACGATTTCGAGTACGTCCGCCACTGTGCCGGCACGCACATCCATGTCGAACAGCAGTCGGGGCGGGAAATCGACCAATTGAACGCGCTGATTGCCATTGACCCCGCGCTAGCGCTCGTCTCATCCTCGCCGTACTTCCGTGGCCGGCGGCTGGCCGACAGTGCGCGCTCGAAGCTGTACCGCTGGATGGCGTACAACTCAGTGCCACACCAGGGCTGGCTGTGGTCGTATCTCGACGACACTGCGGAGTGGGACCGCCGGCTCGAACGGCGCTACGATGAGTTCGTGACCGCGGCTGTCGACGCTGGTGTCGACCGCCGGACTGTCGCAGCGAACTTCGAGCCCGAAAGCACGATCTGGACGCCGGTCCAGCTTCGGGCCGAGTTCGGCACCGTCGAGTGGCGGTCGCCCGACGCTGCACTCCCGAGTCAGGTCCTGCAACTCGCCGATGCTGTTGCGTCTCTCATGGACCACCTCAGGGAAACCGAAGTACGTATCGAGGGCGAAACGGGCCGCGTTACCGACGACGAAATCGTGCTCCCAGAGTTCGATGCTGTCCTTGCATACGCGAACGACGCTATCCGGGACGGAGCCACCTCGGACAGCGTTCGGTCGTATCTCGACCGGATGGGATTCGATGTGGACGCGTACGAGCCGGTCGCGCCGACGTTCGACAGACCGGAACCGGTCACACCTCACGATGCTCGCGAGACTCGGCTCGAACACGCTGACCGACTTCAGGACGATGTGCGACAGGCTGCGCCGGTCGCACTCGATTAG
- a CDS encoding SLC13 family permease, with the protein MPSLSMGALVVFALVAAALTLFVTEWLPPDMTAIAVLVALVVLEPYTGVPARTAIEGFASPAVVTIVAMYILSAGVESAGVVDWLAGRLAALTGGDERRLLTAIVGTTGVSAGFVNNTPVVAVFIPLVTGLSERYGISPSNLLLPLSFAAMLGGTLTLVGTATNLLASDLSAQLLGRPFSMFTLTPVGVVVLTVGVGYLLTVGRALVPERIHPAADFTEEFEMDRHLSQLRVRETSPLVGLTVQEALEGSVPVDAVEAVVEVVDTGESLPTEATVEQVLAVSDPLDVDVLQIDRNGESFFATATDRPLEPGDVLTVRGNRQAVNQLAQTLDLRDLARESVTADLLAESGHPGILAEAVIDRESRLRGRTLADVQLRSRFDVTVLAVRRGDEIIHEDLTAVELSAGDLLLLQTPLDEVGHLQDEGYLTLTEGPPELFDALDGGQPSLDAAAAVPLVTLLAVIALAALDLLPIYIAALGGVVATVATGTLSASKAYDAVSWNVVFLLAGLLPLGQAMQATGGAAFVGALLVDAAGVLPPLALLALVYLLTAVLASAITPAATVVLMIPIAVATAAEIGVSGFPFLVVVTFAVATAFLTPIGYQTNLMVYGPGGYRFTDFARVGGPLQLLLCAATTLSVSVVWPL; encoded by the coding sequence ATGCCCTCGCTCTCGATGGGCGCGCTCGTGGTTTTCGCGCTCGTCGCCGCCGCCCTGACGCTGTTTGTCACCGAATGGCTCCCGCCAGACATGACGGCCATCGCCGTCCTCGTCGCGTTGGTCGTGCTGGAACCGTACACCGGTGTCCCGGCGCGGACAGCCATCGAGGGGTTTGCCAGCCCGGCGGTGGTCACTATCGTTGCGATGTACATTCTCAGCGCCGGCGTCGAATCGGCCGGTGTTGTCGACTGGCTGGCCGGGCGGCTCGCGGCGCTGACGGGCGGTGACGAACGGCGTCTGCTGACCGCCATCGTCGGCACGACGGGCGTCAGCGCGGGCTTCGTCAACAACACGCCGGTGGTCGCGGTCTTCATACCGCTGGTCACCGGGCTCTCGGAGCGATACGGTATCTCACCGTCGAACCTGCTGCTGCCGCTCTCGTTCGCCGCGATGCTCGGCGGGACGCTCACGCTGGTCGGCACTGCGACGAACTTACTCGCGAGCGACCTTTCGGCGCAGTTACTCGGCCGGCCGTTCTCGATGTTCACGCTGACGCCTGTCGGCGTGGTCGTTCTCACTGTCGGCGTGGGCTACCTGCTGACGGTGGGTCGGGCGCTCGTCCCCGAACGCATCCACCCCGCAGCCGACTTCACTGAGGAGTTCGAGATGGATCGCCACCTGTCGCAGCTACGGGTTCGCGAGACGTCCCCGCTGGTCGGGCTGACGGTGCAGGAAGCGCTCGAAGGCAGCGTCCCTGTCGACGCGGTTGAGGCGGTTGTTGAGGTGGTCGACACGGGGGAATCACTGCCGACCGAGGCTACCGTTGAGCAGGTCCTTGCCGTGAGTGACCCGCTCGATGTCGACGTGCTCCAGATTGACCGCAACGGCGAGTCGTTCTTCGCGACGGCCACCGATCGGCCGCTCGAACCCGGCGACGTGCTGACGGTCCGTGGGAACCGTCAGGCTGTCAACCAACTCGCACAGACGCTCGACCTGCGGGACCTCGCCCGCGAGTCCGTTACAGCGGACCTACTGGCGGAGAGCGGTCACCCGGGCATCCTCGCGGAGGCCGTCATCGACAGGGAGTCGCGGCTCCGCGGGCGAACGCTCGCCGACGTGCAACTTCGCAGTCGATTCGACGTGACGGTCCTCGCCGTCCGCCGCGGTGACGAGATCATTCACGAGGACCTCACAGCAGTCGAACTGTCCGCCGGCGACCTGCTCTTGCTCCAGACGCCCCTTGACGAAGTGGGACATCTTCAGGATGAGGGCTACCTGACCCTGACAGAGGGCCCTCCCGAGCTGTTCGACGCGCTCGACGGCGGCCAGCCCTCGCTCGACGCCGCTGCGGCGGTCCCACTCGTGACCTTGCTTGCTGTCATCGCGCTTGCGGCACTGGACCTCCTCCCGATCTACATCGCCGCGCTGGGCGGCGTCGTCGCCACGGTGGCGACCGGCACGCTAAGCGCGTCGAAGGCCTACGACGCGGTGAGCTGGAACGTTGTGTTCCTGCTCGCCGGGTTGCTCCCACTGGGGCAGGCGATGCAAGCCACTGGCGGGGCCGCGTTCGTCGGCGCGCTCCTCGTTGACGCCGCCGGCGTCCTCCCGCCGCTCGCGCTGCTGGCGCTGGTGTACCTCCTGACTGCCGTCCTCGCCAGCGCCATCACCCCGGCCGCGACCGTCGTGTTGATGATCCCGATTGCCGTCGCCACCGCCGCTGAAATCGGCGTTTCCGGGTTCCCGTTCCTCGTTGTCGTGACGTTCGCGGTCGCGACGGCCTTCCTGACGCCCATCGGCTACCAGACGAACCTGATGGTGTACGGCCCCGGCGGCTACCGCTTCACCGACTTCGCGCGTGTCGGCGGACCGCTACAGCTGCTTCTGTGTGCAGCTACGACGCTCTCGGTGTCGGTTGTCTGGCCGCTATAA